The DNA region TGGCTCAAAGATCTGATATTCTTCTTCTTAACATTGAGGTCAGcatattaaaagaaatgtttggaTACAGATTGTAAGATATAACTTTTATGATtgaaatatatgtgtttttcatGAAAAGGCTCGATAAAACCCTGAAATATTGTAGTGTACAGATGGTCAAAAAGTAGAATGGTTGTTTTATTTGGATTAGTTTATGGTTGAGacctttgtcaaaaaaaaaaaaaaaaaaaaaaaactggaacaGATGGAAAATGAAATAAGTGTTTGCTctaacttttatttgtttttgttggtgatTTATGATCATAGATGATGAAATTGATGATGAAACTGATTGTGAATGTTGTTAGAGAGTTTTCaagatttgtgattttttaaaatattttaatctgtttaaaaaaggacTTTTTAGGGAACAATCATGATTTCAGTTTATTGCTAATttagaaaaggcaaaaataaatgctgtagTCACTATGAGTGGATATTGCAAGATTGCctattttggtggaaaacaactaaaaaccatttacagtgaacattttgcttATCCAGTATCTACATTCTTCCAACTTGCCACATACATTAATATGTTAGCAATATTTCCTCATAATCTTATGAGAAAATTGAATTCagtattacatttaattaaaaacaaaattctgttttaaattaattgtacataaacataatttctaggagacGGGGCTGACGGAGCAGCTCCAGACATAATACTTGATGACATTACAAGTCTGAAAtttacttctctggtttctggctttgagagattGTATTTGATGTATAAGTCAAGTCAGTTTCTGAGCCTCTGTGTCCCACACAAACAGCTGGGTGAACATCTGCCTCACCTTCCTGTTTTAAGTGAGGAGTTGCAAGTCTATAAAATTAGCCACTTTTAGCAAACTGTCACACACGGTATATCAGCTGCCTCTGTCAGTGAAAACCACCAGGTGTTACCACCaacagcatgtttaaaaaacacttcagcTAACAGAAGGGTGAGCAGACCTGCTGTGTCCAGCACAGACGCCCTCGAGGGGTAACCATAACCTTGCATTCCTGCACAGAATCACTCAACTATGAACCTTTTTAATGAGATTTAGAGTATATGCTTTGCCCATTTTAAGTTACACTTCAACTATAAGTAAACATATGTTCTGCTCTGTTTCTGTTGGGTaacacaagaaagaaaatgtctctCTTGTTGCAATTTTATGAGCTTATTACAACGCCCCGCTGTTGAGATGGGATCAGTCTCATTTTCTTTGCCCGTTTTACAGTAAAGTTAAGTAAATATTGCTCATATACTACACAGCAGAATGAAAGAGATGCCAGTAGTTTCAAATGatctgatattttatttcttactgCTTTAAtaccaaaaaatgtgtttcactgtgaaataaaagttatgataaaatgtgcaattaaaATACACCATTGTATTAGTAATTTGCTTACTTTGTTGTGATCATAATATGACACTTGTTATCCAGTACCTTTGCAGATAAATAAATCATCCTCATATCTTAAGTTTTACAACCTTGGTGTTATAAAATAGCCCGTTGTATATCTGcagtaaataaatactgtaaatccTTTAGCTGATTTTCTAGAATGTGCCAAGTTATCCCACAGGTTTTTAAGACCTGGCCTCAGCCAGTGCATTATGAAAGATGCATGTAATATTACAGCGCTTATCTCTTCACAGCAGCCATGGGGACCAAGTATGGAAACTTGGATCAAGGGATCTGTTTACATTTCTCTCATTGTTTCTGCGTCACCAAGTAGCCAAAGCATTCATTACCCCAGCagctcctgctcctctcctcccagcTGATGGGGAGGaatggaccaaaaaaaaggaggaagtaGTTATTAAAGACAGAACAATCAGTTGCTGGAGACCCCACCCTAGTTCGTCCCCAGTCCAGGAACGAGATCTTCCCCAACCCCTGTTGTATGCGACCTGTTTGACTcatacatgcagacacaaacaccactTTTCCATGTGTTGCCTGTACTTGAGTGTACTCAGGGGATGTCAACAAAGCTGTTGTGGAAGATCATGCTGGCTGCCAGGGGCAAAACTTTCCCATAAACAACAACCTCATAAAGAACACAGAGTTTGGGGGAATCCTTGTTAGAAGTGCTGAAGCAGAACCAATCCAACAGCTTCAGGGGGGATCCTGAGACAAACATATGGACCATTTACCTTTGATGTATAGTTCTCTTCTGTGTCGACTAATATTTCAACATGACATCCCCTCTCACAATATATTATGCCTGCTACTGGAGAGCATTCTCTGAGGGGAAACATTGTTGTCTGTGATGCTGAATTTACTCAAATGTAAAGAGTCTTCTAGACTGCAGATAAATAATTGATGTTTCTCAACAATCTGCAATCTTATCTGATCTCTGATCTGATCAGTGCCCACATGCCTCATCTACCtcttaacacctggatcgacattagggtttttgtgctgcgttcagacacacTCCACAAGCACTGCAGATGTAAACTAGCTAACAGCTAAAATCTGGCATGAatcatctcttctctttttgaGAATAATGTTTCTTATTCATGGTTGtcgttttttggggttttttttgtaaacatggagaaaaaagataatgagcaaaatattgtttaataaaGATTATAGGCAACTtcgcaagaaatgtcctgcaattgaaaaaaaagagtgaaagctGACAAGggaattaccttaaaattagctaaaggggattattagatattattaagaaacaaaaaaactaggaaacaatgtccagaaaactattcaCTAATTGCatgattatgtatttaaaattattatacagaaaaagtgtatatattattttttagcacattttcttgattatttttttcatctctcttcttttaaatctttcaaagggttaaatcaaagTACTTTACTCTCATACTTTAAGTTAAGTGCTTTAGTGCTGCCATCTACTGGCGGTTCTTCAGTACAGCtgcaaaaaatcagaaatatttgaGGACCAGTTTTATTGAATGTGCCAGATTACAGTAAGATTTTACataagaaatttaaataatacCAATATATCTTTACAATAATTAGACACATCATTAGTTCCTCTGTGCTTTCATTGTGactatttctaaaaaaatccatattgcAAGAATATGACCTTTAGAAAACATGCTCAGCAGACTGCCACAGGCCTCCGGGAGCAGCATCCGACGTCATCTCCTCAGTAGATCAGTCAACACCGCCTTCTGTTTGCCTTTAATTCAGAGTGGCATTGtccttcttttttgtttttaaaacaaattatctACCTCTGTCTAGCGTGGGCCGTTTCCTCTCCTGCATTCACACATTCTGTAGGCACAAATGTAGAAAATACCTGCAACAGACAGAGGTAGTTAATTAGGTGATGTACAGAATGTATTACAAATTGCATTCAGCAGAGCTTTTTaaaagcagacattttgacttgtcacagtaggaaaagcgCAGGTGAAACTAATAACTTCGATGATGGCTCAGTTCCCTTAAGTGTCCCAGGAAGCTGctccagtgagccagcatgcacaaagTCGGGACCTCCCCTACAAGGAGTGCAGCCAGCAGTTATTTTATTACACACACCTGTGCTTTACCTACTATGACtagtcaaaatgtctgttttgaaAAAGGCAGTTTACTGGTTTACTGACAGTagttaaaagtccagtgtgaaggatttagtggTGTCTAGCACTGATTTGCAGCACTGAAACTTCTCTTGTGTGCCAAGGGCATAGGAGAACTACAGCTGTGAGCATTTGGTAACAAaggtaacaaacacacaatgatttttattttaggtgattttacAGTAAGACATACTTATTCTAGGCCTATACAGCGGTGGACAGTAACGCAGTACATTTAGCCTAATTAAGAAgtgtacttaagtaaagtttTTGAGTATCTGCACTTTAGTCGGGTATTATTTTTAGTGGAAACATACTTTGACTAAACTAtatttgaaagacaaatattgtacttttgactccactacGTTCCCACGAAGGCTTTTGTTACTCTATACAGTTGCAATAAAGTTAGTgaatgactttttcttttcttttataaaatgcaaaagtccGTAAATGCACAACAAATTGTTTGCACTGGCAACAGAAGTTCACTTTTGGACTTAAAATTTGGGTGGATGttaccccaaaattaaacaTTGTCTGAAAGGTATTTTTGGTTGTAAATTCATAcagtttttgtgatatttttctatGTAGCCAAGTTGCTGAAGTCTGAATAGTTAAAAAGCTCCGGGTGTGTAACTGGGATGTTAAAGTaggttgtttatttattatttcttgaAGAAGCTGCGTATACAGCAATTCCACAGTTTTTGAAATAAGGCGTTGGCCTGAGGATGAGAAGAAATTTGTATTGAGCCAGCAGTTATTTGAAACATAGAGACAAACAAGAACTTGGCTTTGGAGCATTTTCCACAAGCTTTTCAAGCAAGTCAGTGCATTCAGTGGGTTGTTTAAAATCATTCCGATCTCTAAAAGTATTGTGACAATGTACAACAATGCCTTGAAATTTTATATTGGAGTAATATTTGACTAGGAgtatctatactttgacttAAGTAAGAGACttgtgtactttgtccaccactaAATATATTATGTcagatttctgccaaaatatccaACTAAATCTTACCCATTAGACCTTTGAACAATCAGGTTTTGAGtacatattaatatttaattaatactGCATCAGCGGGACCAGATAGAAcctcaaaaaatgaaacaaaaggtTTATTAGAATACTTGATAGTAACTTCTGTTGCTCTCTGTTGTTCTTTGACAACTTTGAATAATAATGGGATATATGTCTGGACAAAAATTGGCCCATGGCCTTTGTCCTTTCTCACCTGCAAAGAAGTTCATGAGCATGGCCACCCAGCCCAATATGTAGGACCAGGAGAAGCGCCAATCACCGAAACGCCTCCCCAGGAATTTGACCGTCACTCCGGTGTAAATGGCCATACCCAGCAGAACAAAGAAAGCTAAGAGAGGCACAGAAAGATACATGTATCTTATAATTGGAGTAAatgtaagtgtatgtgtgtgtgcaaattcAGGAGAAACAGCACTCACTGGAGACGAAAAACATGATTCCTGCAGCAAAGGAGCGGTTGAACCTTTCAAAGGAGGAGAAGTGAGCGAAGGACATGATGCCAGCTATGATGCCTGCAAAGCATGACATCCCTGAAAGGATCATGAAGGCTCGAGTGGCATTCCAGTAAGCTGGAGGGAACAGGTAGAAATCATCAGACGTGTCATTCTTGCAAAGGCCTTTACAAACATAAACCAAATAACAGATGAACAAATGACTTTGAACTTGTCGGCCAGGGATTCAGGGTTAAAGAGACATCCTGAATGTCCTTACCTATGCTGTCAGTCTGCATGTAGCACTTGTTGGACATGCAGTATCTCCACAGACCCTGGTGGGCATAGTTTCCAGAGAGACGGTACTGCATCCAGTAGTCAGTTGCAGTGGAGACCACCAACAGGATATTACCAACAATAGCACAGAACAGGCCCCCTCCCATAAAGC from Plectropomus leopardus isolate mb chromosome 18, YSFRI_Pleo_2.0, whole genome shotgun sequence includes:
- the LOC121957532 gene encoding lens fiber membrane intrinsic protein-like; the encoded protein is MFPLKKSCSAVAPLSQLKMYSFMGGGLFCAIVGNILLVVSTATDYWMQYRLSGNYAHQGLWRYCMSNKCYMQTDSIAYWNATRAFMILSGMSCFAGIIAGIMSFAHFSSFERFNRSFAAGIMFFVSTFFVLLGMAIYTGVTVKFLGRRFGDWRFSWSYILGWVAMLMNFFAGIFYICAYRMCECRRGNGPR